CCGCTGCTCAACCGACTCTGACGGTATACACCTACAGTTCGTTTACCGCAGACTGGGGCCCGGGCCCTGCAATTGAAAAAACCTTCGAAAAAGAATGTGGCTGTGATTTACAGTTCGTCGCGCTGGACGATGGGGTGTCCATCCTCAACCGTGTCCGTCTGGAAGGCAAAAACACGAAGGCCGATGTCCTGCTGGGTCTGGACAACAACCTGATGACGGAAGCGAAGAAAACCGGGCTGCTGGCAAAAAGCGGTGTCGACACATCCGCTGTCACCATTCCGGGGGGCTGGCAGGATCAAACCTTCGTGCCTTTCGATTACGGTTATTTCGCCTTTATTTACAACAGCCAGAAGCTCAAGAACCCGCCAGCCAGCCTGAAAGCGCTGGTCGAACGTGACGACCTGAACCTGATCTATCAGGATCCGCGTACTTCGACCCCGGGGCAGGGTCTGATGCTGTGGGTGAAATCCGTCTACGGTGATCAGTCCTCTGATGCCTGGCAGCAACTGGCCAAGAAGACCGTGACCGTCACCAAAGGCTGGTCAGAAGCCTACAATATGTTCCTCAAGGGCGAGACCGATCTGGTGCTGTCTTACACCACTTCCCCGGCCTATCACATCATTGCCGAGAAGGAAGACAAATATAAAGCGGCCAACTTCAGTGAA
This DNA window, taken from Photobacterium sp. CCB-ST2H9, encodes the following:
- the thiB gene encoding thiamine ABC transporter substrate binding subunit encodes the protein MKHILTALPLLVAASSAAAAQPTLTVYTYSSFTADWGPGPAIEKTFEKECGCDLQFVALDDGVSILNRVRLEGKNTKADVLLGLDNNLMTEAKKTGLLAKSGVDTSAVTIPGGWQDQTFVPFDYGYFAFIYNSQKLKNPPASLKALVERDDLNLIYQDPRTSTPGQGLMLWVKSVYGDQSSDAWQQLAKKTVTVTKGWSEAYNMFLKGETDLVLSYTTSPAYHIIAEKEDKYKAANFSEGHYMQVEVAAKLKHSPNQALADKFMNFILTPGFQSQIPTGNWMYPVTDQPLPEAFKALPRPAKSLEFSADEVAKERKTWVREWQTALTQ